The following proteins are co-located in the Scomber scombrus chromosome 2, fScoSco1.1, whole genome shotgun sequence genome:
- the trim2a gene encoding tripartite motif-containing protein 2 isoform X1 produces MASEGSTLPSPVVRQIDKQFLICSICLDRYENPKVLPCLHTFCERCLQNYIPAHSLTLSCPVCRQTSILPEKGVAALQNNFFITNLMDVLQRAPNSCSQEAAALNTVTTVAAGQLLSCPNHGGNVMEFYCPPCETAMCQECTSGEHGEHPTVPLKDVVEQHKASLQDQLDAVKKRLPEIDSALQTLSEILQQLTNQKSSIEDDIHTTFDELQKTLNVRKSVLLMELEVNYGLKQKVLQAQLDTLLQGQEGINSSCNFTEQALSHGTEAEVLLVKKQMSERLIELAGQELPLQPGENDQLDFIVETEGLKKSIHNLGTIVTTNAVASETVATGEGLRHCVMGVPTSITITTKDKDGELCKMGNAVITAELLSPDGSKGEGEIQDNKNGTYEYLFTAPKEGTFNLSLRLYDQHIKGSPFKIKATKSIDVSQASDGIKKRLKSPGSGHIKQKAIKRPASMYSTGRRKENPIEDDLIFRIGTKGRNKGEFTNLQGVAASSLGKVLIADSNNQCVQIFSNDGQFKSRFGVRGRTPGQLQRPTGVAVHPNGDIIIADYDNKWVSIFSSEGKFKNKIGSGKLMGPKGVSVDRNGHVIVVDNKACCVFIFQLNGKLVTKFGSRGNGDRQFAGTLNGPHFAAVNNNNEIIVTDFHNHSVKVFNTEGEFLLKFGSNGEGNGQFNAPTGVAVDVNGNIIVADWGNSRIQVFDGSGSFLSYINTSADPLYGPQGLALTSDGHVVVADSGNHCFKVYRYLQ; encoded by the exons ATGGCCAGTGAAGGCTCCACTCTTCCCAGCCCCGTTGTCCGCCAGATTGACAAGCAGTTCTTGATCTGCAGCATATGTCTGGACCGCTACGAAAACCCCAAAGTTCTGCCCTGCCTGCACACCTTCTGTGAAAG GTGCCTGCAGAACTACATCCCGGCCCACAGCCTCACATTGTCGTGCCCAGTGTGCCGCCAGACCTCGATCCTGCCGGAGAAAGGTGTGGCGGCTTTACAGAATAACTTCTTCATCACCAACCTGATGGACGTGCTGCAGCGGGCGCCCAACAGCTGCAGCCAGGAGGCGGCAGCTCTCAACACCGTCACCACTGTGGCAGCAGGCCAGCTGCTCTCCTGCCCCAACCATGGAGGCAAT GTCATGGAGTTTTATTGTCCACCTTGTGAGACAGCGATGTGTCAGGAGTGTACAAGCGGTGAACATGGAGAACACCCGACTGTGCCTCTTAAAGACGTAGTGGAACAACACAAAGCCTCATTACAGGACCAGCTGGATGCAGTCAAGAAGAG GTTACCAGAGATCGACTCAGCCCTGCAGACGCTTTCAGAGATCCTGCagcagctgaccaatcagaagagCTCCATTGAAGATGACATCCATACTACCTTTGATGAGCTGCAGAAAACCCTCAACGTCCGCAAAAGTGTTTTGCTTATGGAGCTGGAGGTCAACTACGGCCTCAAGCAGAAG gtgCTCCAAGCCCAGCTGGACACCCTGCTGCAGGGCCAGGAGGGCATCAACAGCAGCTGTAACTTCACGGAGCAGGCCCTGAGCCACGGCACAGAGGCCGAGGTGCTGCTGGTGAAAAAGCAGATGAGCGAACGTCTCATCGAGCTGGCCGGCCAGGAGCTTCCTCTGCAGCCCGGAGAGAATGACCAGCTGGACTTCATTGTGGAGACAGAGGGCTTAAAGAAGTCCATCCACAATCTGGGCACCATAGTAACGACTAACGCTGTGGCCTCTGAGACTGTGGCTACTGGTGAAGGGCTACGGCACTGTGTGATGGGTGTGCCCACGTCCATCACCATAACAACTAAAGACAAAGATGGAGAGCTGTGCAAGATGGGCAACGCGGTCATTACTGCTGAACTCCTCTCACCCGATGGTAGCAAAGGTGAAGGAGAGATTCAGGACAACAAGAATGGCACTTACGAGTACCTTTTCACAGCTCCTAAAGAGGGGACCTTTAACTTATCGCTGCGTTTGTATGACCAACACATCAAAGGAAGCCCCTTTAAGATAAAAGCCACCAAGTCTATAGATGTGTCGCAGGCTTCGGACGGCATAAAGAAGAGGCTGAAGTCACCGGGCAGCGGGCACATCAAGCAGAAGGCCATCAAGAGGCCGGCCAGTATGTACAGcacaggaaggaggaaagaaaaccCCATCGAGGACGACCTAATCTTTAGAATCG gCACTAAAGGAAGAAACAAAGGGGAGTTCACTAATCTTCAGGGAGTAGCTGCCTCCTCTCTGGGAAAAGTGCTGATTGCAGACAGCAACAACCAGTGCGTCCAG ATTTTCTCCAACGACGGCCAGTTCAAAAGTCGTTTTGGCGTCCGTGGCAGGACTCCGGGTCAACTGCAGCGGCCGACAGGTGTGGCGGTCCACCCCAACGGTGACATCATCATTGCCGACTACGACAACAAATGGGTCAGCATCTTCTCGAGTGAAGGGAAGTTTAAG AACAAGATTGGCTCGGGGAAGCTGATGGGCCCTAAAGGCGTCTCGGTGGACAGAAACGGCCACGTCATCGTGGTCGACAACAAGGCCTGCTGCGTTTTCATCTTTCAGCTCAATGGCAAGCTGGTCACCAAGTTTGGTAGTCGTGGCAACGGTGACAGGCAGTTTGCAGGTACACTCAATG gTCCTCACTTTGCTgctgtcaacaacaacaatgaaatcATTGTAACAGATTTCCACAACCATTCAGTCAAG GTGTTCAACACAGAAGGGGAATTCTTGCTGAAGTTTGGATCTAACGGTGAGGGCAACGGCCAGTTCAACGCCCCTACAGGAGTTGCGGTGGATGTCAACGGAAACATCATAGTAGCAGACTGGGGCAACAGCAGGATACAG gTGTTTGATGGCAGCGGTTCGTTCCTCTCCTACATCAACACATCAGCGGACCCGCTCTACGGCCCGCAGGGTCTGGCTCTCACCTCTGACGGACACGTTGTAGTCGCCGATTCTGGCAACCACTGCTTCAAAGTCTACCGCTACCTTCAGTAG
- the trim2a gene encoding tripartite motif-containing protein 2 isoform X2 yields MASEGSTLPSPVVRQIDKQFLICSICLDRYENPKVLPCLHTFCERCLQNYIPAHSLTLSCPVCRQTSILPEKGVAALQNNFFITNLMDVLQRAPNSCSQEAAALNTVTTVAAGQLLSCPNHGGNVMEFYCPPCETAMCQECTSGEHGEHPTVPLKDVVEQHKASLQDQLDAVKKRLPEIDSALQTLSEILQQLTNQKSSIEDDIHTTFDELQKTLNVRKSVLLMELEVNYGLKQKVLQAQLDTLLQGQEGINSSCNFTEQALSHGTEAEVLLVKKQMSERLIELAGQELPLQPGENDQLDFIVETEGLKKSIHNLGTIVTTNAVASETVATGEGLRHCVMGVPTSITITTKDKDGELCKMGNAVITAELLSPDGSKGEGEIQDNKNGTYEYLFTAPKEGTFNLSLRLYDQHIKGSPFKIKATKSIDVSQASDGIKKRLKSPGSGHIKQKAIKRPASMYSTGRRKENPIEDDLIFRIGTKGRNKGEFTNLQGVAASSLGKVLIADSNNQCVQIFSNDGQFKSRFGVRGRTPGQLQRPTGVAVHPNGDIIIADYDNKWVSIFSSEGKFKNKIGSGKLMGPKGVSVDRNGHVIVVDNKACCVFIFQLNGKLVTKFGSRGNGDRQFAGPHFAAVNNNNEIIVTDFHNHSVKVFNTEGEFLLKFGSNGEGNGQFNAPTGVAVDVNGNIIVADWGNSRIQVFDGSGSFLSYINTSADPLYGPQGLALTSDGHVVVADSGNHCFKVYRYLQ; encoded by the exons ATGGCCAGTGAAGGCTCCACTCTTCCCAGCCCCGTTGTCCGCCAGATTGACAAGCAGTTCTTGATCTGCAGCATATGTCTGGACCGCTACGAAAACCCCAAAGTTCTGCCCTGCCTGCACACCTTCTGTGAAAG GTGCCTGCAGAACTACATCCCGGCCCACAGCCTCACATTGTCGTGCCCAGTGTGCCGCCAGACCTCGATCCTGCCGGAGAAAGGTGTGGCGGCTTTACAGAATAACTTCTTCATCACCAACCTGATGGACGTGCTGCAGCGGGCGCCCAACAGCTGCAGCCAGGAGGCGGCAGCTCTCAACACCGTCACCACTGTGGCAGCAGGCCAGCTGCTCTCCTGCCCCAACCATGGAGGCAAT GTCATGGAGTTTTATTGTCCACCTTGTGAGACAGCGATGTGTCAGGAGTGTACAAGCGGTGAACATGGAGAACACCCGACTGTGCCTCTTAAAGACGTAGTGGAACAACACAAAGCCTCATTACAGGACCAGCTGGATGCAGTCAAGAAGAG GTTACCAGAGATCGACTCAGCCCTGCAGACGCTTTCAGAGATCCTGCagcagctgaccaatcagaagagCTCCATTGAAGATGACATCCATACTACCTTTGATGAGCTGCAGAAAACCCTCAACGTCCGCAAAAGTGTTTTGCTTATGGAGCTGGAGGTCAACTACGGCCTCAAGCAGAAG gtgCTCCAAGCCCAGCTGGACACCCTGCTGCAGGGCCAGGAGGGCATCAACAGCAGCTGTAACTTCACGGAGCAGGCCCTGAGCCACGGCACAGAGGCCGAGGTGCTGCTGGTGAAAAAGCAGATGAGCGAACGTCTCATCGAGCTGGCCGGCCAGGAGCTTCCTCTGCAGCCCGGAGAGAATGACCAGCTGGACTTCATTGTGGAGACAGAGGGCTTAAAGAAGTCCATCCACAATCTGGGCACCATAGTAACGACTAACGCTGTGGCCTCTGAGACTGTGGCTACTGGTGAAGGGCTACGGCACTGTGTGATGGGTGTGCCCACGTCCATCACCATAACAACTAAAGACAAAGATGGAGAGCTGTGCAAGATGGGCAACGCGGTCATTACTGCTGAACTCCTCTCACCCGATGGTAGCAAAGGTGAAGGAGAGATTCAGGACAACAAGAATGGCACTTACGAGTACCTTTTCACAGCTCCTAAAGAGGGGACCTTTAACTTATCGCTGCGTTTGTATGACCAACACATCAAAGGAAGCCCCTTTAAGATAAAAGCCACCAAGTCTATAGATGTGTCGCAGGCTTCGGACGGCATAAAGAAGAGGCTGAAGTCACCGGGCAGCGGGCACATCAAGCAGAAGGCCATCAAGAGGCCGGCCAGTATGTACAGcacaggaaggaggaaagaaaaccCCATCGAGGACGACCTAATCTTTAGAATCG gCACTAAAGGAAGAAACAAAGGGGAGTTCACTAATCTTCAGGGAGTAGCTGCCTCCTCTCTGGGAAAAGTGCTGATTGCAGACAGCAACAACCAGTGCGTCCAG ATTTTCTCCAACGACGGCCAGTTCAAAAGTCGTTTTGGCGTCCGTGGCAGGACTCCGGGTCAACTGCAGCGGCCGACAGGTGTGGCGGTCCACCCCAACGGTGACATCATCATTGCCGACTACGACAACAAATGGGTCAGCATCTTCTCGAGTGAAGGGAAGTTTAAG AACAAGATTGGCTCGGGGAAGCTGATGGGCCCTAAAGGCGTCTCGGTGGACAGAAACGGCCACGTCATCGTGGTCGACAACAAGGCCTGCTGCGTTTTCATCTTTCAGCTCAATGGCAAGCTGGTCACCAAGTTTGGTAGTCGTGGCAACGGTGACAGGCAGTTTGCAG gTCCTCACTTTGCTgctgtcaacaacaacaatgaaatcATTGTAACAGATTTCCACAACCATTCAGTCAAG GTGTTCAACACAGAAGGGGAATTCTTGCTGAAGTTTGGATCTAACGGTGAGGGCAACGGCCAGTTCAACGCCCCTACAGGAGTTGCGGTGGATGTCAACGGAAACATCATAGTAGCAGACTGGGGCAACAGCAGGATACAG gTGTTTGATGGCAGCGGTTCGTTCCTCTCCTACATCAACACATCAGCGGACCCGCTCTACGGCCCGCAGGGTCTGGCTCTCACCTCTGACGGACACGTTGTAGTCGCCGATTCTGGCAACCACTGCTTCAAAGTCTACCGCTACCTTCAGTAG
- the mnd1 gene encoding meiotic nuclear division protein 1 homolog: MSKKKGLSLEEKRTRMMEIFFESKDVFQLKDIEKLAPKTKGITPMAVKDVLQSLVDDNMVDCERVGTSNYYWAFPSKALHARKSKLEDLQKQSSEAKQRKTTIQKAAEKAKVGRQDTKERSSLLKELKALREERTQLQAEVEKYRECDPEVVKELRKSNVVAKDAVCRWTDNVFAIKSWTKKKFAFDDSRINKAFGIPEDFDYME; encoded by the exons ATG TCAAAGAAGAAAGGATTAAGTTTGGAGGAGAAGAGAACCCGCATGATGGAGATTTTCTTTGAATCA aaagATGTGTTTCAGCTTAAAGACATCGAGAAGCTCGCCCCAAAGACAAAAGGAATAA CTCCCATGGCTGTGAAGGACGTGCTGCAGAGCCTGGTGGACGACAACATGGTGGACTGTGAGAGAGTGGGGACATCCAACTACTACTGGGCCTTCCCCAGCAAGGCCTTGCACGCTCGCAAGAGCAAACTGGAGGATCTGCAAAAACAG TCTTCTGAAGCAAAGCAGCGGAAAACAACTATACAGAAGGCGGCTGAAAAAGCGAAAGTAGGACGTCAAGATACA aaagagagaagctCTCTGCTGAAGGAGCTAAAAGCTCTGAGAGAGGAGCGAACGCAGCTGCAGGCCGAGGTGGAAAAGTACAGAGAATGTGACCCAGAGGTCGTTAAGGAGCTGA GAAAATCAAATGTGGTCGCGAAAGACGCAGTTTGCAGGTGGACAG acaatGTTTTTGCTATCAAGTCATGGACAAAGAAGAAGTTTGCCTTTGATGACAGCCGCATTAACAAAGCCTTTGGGATCCCTGAGGACTTCGACTACATGGAATAA